From the Glutamicibacter halophytocola genome, the window TCCGAAGAACTGCTGGAGAAGGCCTGGGATGTGAACGCAGACCCATTCACCGCGGTAGTCCGCGTAACCATGTCCTCGCTGCGCAAGAGGCTCGGAGAGCCAACACCCATTGAAACAGTGACCGGTGTCGGCTACCGGCTTGTTGACCCGGAATTTTCTGCATGAACAATGTCGATCGGCCCCGTGGCCTCAGCGCCAGGCTCAAGCTGAGCATCACCATGTGCCTGCTCGTCGTTGGCACAGGTGCAGTGCTCTTCGCCCTGGTCTACCTCTTCCTGCTTCGCTATATCCCCGATGGGGTGCTGAACACGAAGTTCGGCGAATTCGCTCCGAGCCGCAAGGACCTGGCCAGGGCTTTTATTCCGCGGGCGCTTTGGGCGCTGGGCTTCCTCGTAGCAGGCAGCGGCATCGGCTCCTGGTTCTTGGCAGGACATCTGCTGCGCCCGCTGGCACGCATGCAGCGGACCGCGAATTCGGTCAGCTCAGGGGATCTGAACCGTCGTGTCCATCTTCATGGTCCACGCACTGAATTCTCCGACGTGGCCGACGCCATGGATTCCATGCTTGACCGGCTCGAAAACCAGATCACTCAGCAGCAGCGATTCGCGGCGAATGCATCCCATGAACTGCGCACCCCTTTGGCCGCGCTGCGCACCACCTTGGAGGTGGGTCCCAGCCAGCAGCTCCCCGGGCCGCAGTTCATCCAACGCCTGCAGCACATCACGGCCAAGGCCGAGCGTTCCGTGGATTCATTGCTCACGCTCTCGCGCGCCCAGTCCAATGGCCTGGCCAAGATGCCCATAGACCTCTCGCTGCTGCTTGAGGATTTGGTGGAGCAATACCTTCCCGAGGCGATCACCCGCGGCCTCGAATTCGACATTCAGCTCGGCGATCTTCCCGCGGTGGAAGCCGATGCCGACCTGTTGGAACATGCAGTAGCCAACTTGGTTCGCAATGCGCTGTCCTACTCGAATTCGAAGGCTTGGCTCTGCTCCGGATCTGATGGGAGCATGGTCGAGATTACCGTTGAAAATGATGGCGAAGTGCTCACCGCGGAACAGGCCCAGCTGATCCTGGAGCCTTTTCACCGCCTGGAACGCATCGGAAGCATCAAATCCTCGGGAAGCGGCCTGGGGCTGCCTATTGTTGCCGCCGTGGTCCAGGCCCATGGAGGAGCCTTCCGGCTTGCTCCCCGGCCTGCCGGTGGCCTGTCCGCTGTGATACGACTGCCGGCCCTGAAACCCTGGGCCCCGAGCTTCTAGGTCAGCTGGGACAGCGCGGTTTCCAGCGGAACTCGCCAGCGCCAGGTAGCCTTCTGTTCCCCACGCACGTGCCCGTTGGTAATCAGGGCTACTGGCAGTTCCCTTTTGACGAAGTTCAGCAGCACCTTGTAGCCGCTCATCACGGCCAGTGATGACCCGAGGACCAACAGCGCGCTGGATTCTGCTTCCAGCGCCGCCATGAGTTCCTTGCGCTCAGGCGGAACGCTCTCCCCGAAGTACACCACATCTGGCTTCAAGGCATAGGAATCACAGTTCAAGCAGCGGACCATGGCAAACTGGTCGATCAGGTATTGAGGCAGCTCCACGTCGCCATCGGGATTCACTGCGGAAGGGTCGATCTCTACCGCTTCGAGGTATCCTTCGTTCGCTGCCTCAAGACGGACGTCGAAGTCTCGGCGGTCCTCGCTGAAGCCGCAGTTCAGGCATCGAACGGTAGACAAATCCCCATGCACCGGGATGACCCGCTTTGATCCAGCCTGCTGGTGCAGGCCATCCACGTTTTGCGTGATGATGCCGGTAATTTTTCCTTCTTGTTCCCACTGCACCAGCCGCCGGTGGATCTGGTTCGGCTCGGCCTTGTCCATATGGCGCCAGCCGACATAGCCTCGGGCCCAATAGCGCTGGCGCGCTTCCGGGCGGTAGCGGAACTCCTGGTACGTCATCGGACGGTGGCGCTGCAGCGAGCCGTTCGGCCCGCGGTAATCCGGGATGCCCGAATCGGTGGAGACACCGGCGCCGGTGACCACCAGGACGCTGCCTGAGTTCAGCATCTGCTGCACCCCGGCGCGGGCTTCATCCTCTGGTGACGCTGGCGCTTGTTGCTCCACTATGCGCTGCATCGAGCGGATCGCCGAGTGATGCGCCATCTGGATGGCTAGCTCTTCTTTGGTGCTCACGTTCCACCTCATGCTTGTTGGACACGACAAAGGCCGCAACGACTTAAAGCTAATCTAGCTTAGTCGCTGCGGCATGTCGCAAAATGTACTGAAGAGCTGTACCACTGCGTGCTCTAGCTGTGGCACTCCGAGCCAAGAACTCCCGGTCTCAGAAAAGGAACCTAATCCTCGTCGTCGTCTCGCGAGTACTTCTTAGTCAGCTCGTCGTAATCCGAATATTCTTCGTCATACGATGAATCATTACGCTCGGTGTTCTGAGCATGATGATCGGACTGAACGCCCAACTCGCGTTCAAGTGCCGAAAGGTCAGTGGACGGCGAGTAGTACTTGATATCTCGCGCCTGACGCTGTGCTTTAGCCTTTTGACGGCCGCGCCCCATGGCGTGACCCCCTCTTTTCAGTAGAGTCGGGAGGTGGTCCATCTAATTAGATGAAGGCCCCCGAATATGTGATCAGTTCTTTCGTAATTAAAGGTTAACATGATTCACCGGCGAGCGCTGAACGCAACACCCGTCGATACAGCTAGACTGTCGATTAGTCCAACGACTATGTATTGAGCTGACGAATAACTGAACGCCCCCGACCATGAAGGAGCTCAGCAGGTGGTGGAAGAAAATCTGCCCGAGCCGCAGGCGGCTTTACCGCCATTGCAGCCCGAACCGGAAAAGCCCAAACGGCATGGTGGCCAGTGGGCCCTCCTGGTCATTGCCGTTTTGGCGCTGGCCGCTGCTCTGGTTTTCTTGGTGTTGCGCATCATAGATCCCCCCGCTTCGCCCGTTGCGAACAACGTGGAACGCAATGAAAATCCGGGGCTTGATGGGGTCATCGCTACCGAAATGCCCCCTGCACAGTTGCAGCTGGGTGATTGCTTGCGCGGG encodes:
- a CDS encoding sensor histidine kinase, with the translated sequence MNNVDRPRGLSARLKLSITMCLLVVGTGAVLFALVYLFLLRYIPDGVLNTKFGEFAPSRKDLARAFIPRALWALGFLVAGSGIGSWFLAGHLLRPLARMQRTANSVSSGDLNRRVHLHGPRTEFSDVADAMDSMLDRLENQITQQQRFAANASHELRTPLAALRTTLEVGPSQQLPGPQFIQRLQHITAKAERSVDSLLTLSRAQSNGLAKMPIDLSLLLEDLVEQYLPEAITRGLEFDIQLGDLPAVEADADLLEHAVANLVRNALSYSNSKAWLCSGSDGSMVEITVENDGEVLTAEQAQLILEPFHRLERIGSIKSSGSGLGLPIVAAVVQAHGGAFRLAPRPAGGLSAVIRLPALKPWAPSF
- a CDS encoding DUF3073 domain-containing protein, translated to MGRGRQKAKAQRQARDIKYYSPSTDLSALERELGVQSDHHAQNTERNDSSYDEEYSDYDELTKKYSRDDDED
- a CDS encoding Sir2 family NAD-dependent protein deacetylase translates to MAHHSAIRSMQRIVEQQAPASPEDEARAGVQQMLNSGSVLVVTGAGVSTDSGIPDYRGPNGSLQRHRPMTYQEFRYRPEARQRYWARGYVGWRHMDKAEPNQIHRRLVQWEQEGKITGIITQNVDGLHQQAGSKRVIPVHGDLSTVRCLNCGFSEDRRDFDVRLEAANEGYLEAVEIDPSAVNPDGDVELPQYLIDQFAMVRCLNCDSYALKPDVVYFGESVPPERKELMAALEAESSALLVLGSSLAVMSGYKVLLNFVKRELPVALITNGHVRGEQKATWRWRVPLETALSQLT